One segment of Candidatus Nitrospira nitrosa DNA contains the following:
- a CDS encoding CBS domain-containing protein, with product MGEHRGGSVKEFMHRYLEVVSQKATVMAVAERMGIKRVGCLLVESEDPTRGPIGILTETDLVRKVLAAGLDPMVATANQVMVSPIVTITGDRTMLDASHLMQTNHIRHLCVVEAGEIVGIISVRDLVRSFVDVESGPVSELDQVYRPLSILMATTLATIPSDASLLTAAQLMHEKRLGSLLTIEAGEIVGIVTECDLIRKGLAVNRTAAHTHVSAVMSSPLLSIDVNRTVRDASKMMAEQGVRHLTVTESGKIVGVLSVRDLVKMVSVRDRPRFLSKPS from the coding sequence ATGGGTGAGCATAGGGGTGGGTCTGTTAAGGAGTTTATGCATCGCTACCTGGAGGTCGTCTCACAGAAGGCGACGGTTATGGCTGTGGCTGAACGAATGGGCATCAAGCGGGTCGGCTGTCTCTTGGTCGAGTCGGAAGATCCCACCCGAGGGCCGATCGGCATTCTGACGGAGACGGATCTCGTACGAAAAGTTCTGGCTGCGGGATTAGACCCCATGGTGGCGACGGCGAATCAGGTGATGGTCAGTCCGATTGTGACGATCACGGGGGACCGAACCATGTTGGATGCCAGCCATCTGATGCAAACCAATCATATCCGTCACCTCTGTGTGGTGGAAGCTGGAGAGATTGTCGGGATCATCTCCGTGCGGGACTTGGTACGATCGTTTGTGGATGTGGAAAGCGGCCCGGTGAGCGAGCTTGACCAGGTCTACCGTCCGTTGAGCATCCTGATGGCAACGACACTTGCGACGATTCCGAGTGATGCGTCTCTTCTCACTGCGGCTCAGTTGATGCACGAGAAGCGGCTCGGGTCCTTGTTGACCATTGAGGCAGGCGAGATCGTCGGCATTGTGACCGAGTGCGACCTGATCCGGAAAGGACTTGCGGTCAATCGTACGGCAGCGCACACACACGTCAGTGCGGTGATGAGCTCGCCTCTGCTCAGCATCGATGTCAATCGCACGGTCCGTGACGCCAGTAAGATGATGGCCGAGCAGGGGGTGCGACACTTGACCGTGACGGAAAGTGGGAAGATCGTTGGGGTGCTCTCTGTGCGGGATCTCGTGAAAATGGTCTCCGTTCGGGATCGACCCAGGTTTCTCAGCAAGCCGTCATAG
- a CDS encoding AEC family transporter, with product MPLSLQVFIVTFVIGILLRSRGILTKAHAERLATLVFSVSLPATILVSLDSVALTSTAWKLPLAACLITLPMVFSSWHLARFLSLPRETQGGFVLATSSINSVYFAFPVILATFGEEGLTYAVLFDLGQTTLTLTVLYGLAVWHSTQSAARRSAAIRFLSSPPLWALVCILTVKLSGHHLPLWLLELLKPLHVTTTPLASLVLGLSISFSTIRRTARLATLGVATRIGGGLLLGAIAVWILGLIGVERAVVLLIAAMPSAVSALIIAAETHIDEELVASIVALSICLGVLMLPWLPRLAVMLLG from the coding sequence ATGCCTCTGTCTCTTCAGGTCTTCATCGTAACCTTTGTCATCGGAATCTTGCTCCGATCCCGTGGCATCTTGACGAAAGCGCATGCCGAACGGTTGGCCACCTTGGTGTTCTCCGTCAGTCTACCGGCAACGATTCTGGTCTCGCTTGATTCCGTCGCCCTGACCTCGACAGCCTGGAAGCTCCCGTTGGCTGCCTGCCTTATTACACTCCCGATGGTTTTCAGCTCCTGGCATCTCGCCCGGTTCCTCTCGCTTCCGCGTGAGACGCAAGGCGGGTTTGTCTTGGCCACGAGCTCCATTAATTCTGTGTATTTTGCCTTCCCCGTTATTCTGGCCACATTCGGCGAAGAGGGTCTGACATACGCCGTGCTCTTCGACCTCGGTCAAACGACGCTGACCCTCACCGTTCTCTATGGTCTCGCGGTGTGGCACAGCACGCAGAGTGCCGCTCGGAGATCCGCTGCAATCCGTTTCCTGTCATCACCACCTTTATGGGCTCTGGTTTGCATTCTCACCGTCAAATTGTCAGGGCACCATCTACCTCTCTGGCTTCTTGAACTACTCAAGCCATTGCACGTCACCACGACGCCGCTTGCCAGTCTGGTGCTCGGCCTCTCAATCAGTTTCTCCACGATCCGGCGAACGGCGCGTCTGGCCACATTGGGTGTGGCGACACGGATCGGTGGCGGGCTGCTGCTCGGAGCGATCGCCGTGTGGATATTAGGTCTGATCGGAGTGGAACGAGCAGTCGTGCTCCTGATCGCCGCGATGCCCTCGGCGGTCAGCGCGCTGATCATTGCCGCTGAAACGCATATTGATGAGGAACTGGTGGCCTCGATCGTCGCCCTTTCCATTTGCCTCGGCGTGCTGATGCTCCCCTGGCTCCCTCGACTGGCCGTGATGCTGTTGGGATGA